One segment of Brassica napus cultivar Da-Ae chromosome C3, Da-Ae, whole genome shotgun sequence DNA contains the following:
- the LOC106407885 gene encoding uncharacterized protein LOC106407885, whose product MSSSFNFPRPTTKADDFEDLYKAYGVDRSVVLDLAGTHETPETVRKGYYGAYLSFFHSCGLIFPILEPILEILAELGLSFIQILPNFLRYLIAFLVRAREEGLSIGLNEFRQLVLVKRNQQNPAPSGSSSMSDEIRGLIGILRGDRSNWSTFDQARIRAVFAMPEGTDMAPLVGGSEDEAEHSQEFKATPSVHTQSSDRLTRQLVRRSSFRTSGFASGGRSSGKSPLISIHDSDDEDVSGEMRPPVSLSLGSEDETVAATRKRRRSSEGALPGPSRPRFAPEGDGSLFAAQGDLISLAGRMRSAGCRLPSLASLAEKEAYTKVAVASFKVIEAFNKYVVVMEDHVVASRNDKEIESIGSEIKRLSKELEATKREGKRDAEKIEALTEDWKRVHQENEALKTQMVARNARIAALEVERDRTFVVLLALLVDKWTSKRKEVSAEIRLQEVAANIDLLNELKDGRLTVDAELARLKEMEGDWEDLVAPATVPDWSISELDLPQVSDDSVVQGGGSFVPDDYVSS is encoded by the exons ATGTCTTCGTCGTTCAATTTCCCTCGTCCGACTACTAAAGCCGATGATTTCGAGGACCTTTACAAGGCGTACGGGGTCGATCGTTCCGTTGTTCTTGACTTGGCCGGTACGCATGAGACTCCCGAAACCGTGCGAAAAGGCTACTATGGAgcctatctttctttctttcactcATGTGGTCTTATCTTCCCGATCCTGGAGCCAATACTTGAGATTCTGGCGGAGCTTGGGTTATCGTTCATTCAGATCCTACCAAACTTTCTTAGGTATCTTATCGCCTTCTTGGTTAGGGCTAGGGAGGAAGGTCTTTCTATTGGCCTTAATGAGTTCCGACAGCTCGTTCTGGTGAAGCGGAACCAGCAGAACCCAG CTCCTTCTGGAAGCTCCTCGATGTCAGATGAGATTCGTGGTCTGATCGGGATTCTTCGGGGAGATCGTTCGAACTGGTCAACGTTTGACCAAGCTCGGATTCGTGCTGTTTTTGCTATGCCGGAGGGGACCGACATGGCTCCTTTGGTTGGGGGTTCCGAGGATGAGGCTGAACACTCTCAGGAATTCAAAGCGACTCCTTCTGTTCATACCCAGTCTTCAGATCGATTGACCAGACAACTTGTGAGGAGGTCATCGTTCCGCACTTCCGGGTTTGCATCGGGGGGGCGATCTTCTGGAAAATCTCCCTTAATCTCTATTCACGACTCTGATGATGAAGACGTTTCGGGAGAGATGCGACCTCCTGTCTCGTTGAGCCTGGGCTCGGAAGACGAGACCGTTGCGGCGACTCGCAAACGACGCCGGTCGTCAGAGGGTGCCTTGCCCGGTCCATCTCGCCCTAGGTTTGCTCCTGAGGGAGATGGTTCTTTGTTCGCGGCCCAAGGTGACCTAATATCTCTCGCCGGTCGCATGAGGTCTGCGGGCTGCCGTCTTCCGTCCCTCGCTTCCTTAGCCGAGAAGGAAGCTTATACCAAGGTCGCGGTGGCGAGCTTTAAG GTTATTGAAGCTTTTAACAAATACGTTGTGGTGATGGAGGATCACGTCGTGGCTTCTCGGAATGACAAGGAGATTGAGAGCATTGGTTCCGAGATTAAGAGGCTTTCGAAAGAACTCGAAGCCACCAAGCGAGAAGGGAAGAGGGATGCCGAAAAGATCGAAGCATTGACTGAGGATTGGAAGAGAGTTCATCAGGAGAACGAGGCTCTTAAGACCCAGATGGTTGCTCGGAATGCGAGAATCGCGGCACTCGAGGTCGAGAGAGATCGGACATTCGTCGTGCTTCTCGCGTTGCTCGTC GATAAATGGACAAGCAAGAGGAAGGAAGTGTCTGCTGAGATCCGACTGCAAGAAGTGGCCGCCAACATCGATCTTCTGAACGAGCTCAAGGATGGGCGTCTGACTGTGGATGCAGAGCTTGCTCGTTTAAAGGAGATGGAGGGAGATTGGGAGGATCTCGTGGCTCCAGCCACCGTGCCGGATTGGTCGATTTCCGAGCTCGATCTTCCTCAAGTTTCAGATGATTCAGTGGTTCAAGGCGGGGGGTCGTTTGTTCCCGATGATTATGTTTCTAGTTaa
- the LOC125583209 gene encoding uncharacterized protein LOC125583209 yields the protein MVIGTSLQRSDNAVTLQIVLSTTVVPSATDATNTYLWKSYTGGFGATFSSSVTWNILRQPSPTVEWHEVVWFREEISRCSFITWLSMLRRRPTKDRLISWGLAVPDMCVLCSSQVESHQHLFFECSYAGAIWSKFCGRFIISPPSDLSAAVSMCLNYQGTYSLQVRVVMKLIVQVIVYFLWRERNGQIFREISHQPMVFFKMVDQQIRDILLSLSPGQNDAHSLLELYFWFIDLFS from the coding sequence ATGGTCATTGGAACCTCCCTCCAGCGAAGTGATAATGCAGTGACACTGCAAATTGTGCTATCAACTACAGTGGTTCCATCAGCCACAGACGCCACAAACACTTATTTGTGGAAGTCTTACACAGGTGGATTCGGTGCcactttttcttcttcagtCACTTGGAACATATTGCGTCAACCTTCCCCAACGGTTGAGTGGCATGAGGTAGTCTGGTTCAGGGAAGAAATTTCCCGCTGCTCCTTTATCACCTGGTTGTCTATGTTAAGGAGACGTCCAACTAAAGATCGATTAATCTCTTGGGGACTAGCTGTTCCTGATATGTGTGTGTTGTGTTCTTCTCAAGTGGAATCTCACcagcatctcttctttgagtgttCGTATGCTGGTGCTATCTGGTCTAAATTTTGTGGCAGATTTATTATCTCTCCTCCATCGGATCTCTCGGCTGCGGTCTCGATGTGTTTGAATTACCAGGGTACTTATTCATTGCAGGTGAGAGTTGTTATGAAGCTGATTGTGCAGGTTATCGTTTACTTTCTGTGGAGAGAGCGTAACGGCCAAATTTTTAGAGAAATCAGTCACCAGCCAATGGTTTTCTTCAAGATGGTTGACCAGCAAATAAGGGACATTTTGCTTTCCCTATCTCCGGGCCAAAATGATGCTCACTCTCTTCTAGAgctttacttttggtttattgaTCTTTTtagctaa
- the LOC125583932 gene encoding VQ motif-containing protein 29-like: protein MENTSQAFMSQSYPNSQETAIQATKDYLASLHSTRKQPSKPLKRPISSPLNPMHPHVYRVEPVNFKELVQRLTGAPEHEPVANPFKSLDDAAKDSSSSFPFDLSSSSWGDLSLRNPANISGW, encoded by the coding sequence atggaaaataCATCACAGGCGTTCATGTCTCAGAGTTACCCTAATTCTCAAGAAACCGCTATACAGGCAACAAAAGATTACCTAGCTTCACTCCATTCGACCAGAAAGCAACCTTCAAAGCCCTTGAAGAGACCTATATCATCGCCTTTGAACCCCATGCATCCACACGTTTACAGAGTCGAGCCAGTAAACTTCAAAGAGTTGGTTCAGCGTCTGACTGGTGCTCCTGAGCACGAGCCTGTGGCTAACCCGTTCAAGAGTTTGGATGATGCAGCAAAGGATAGTTCTTCATCCTTCCCGTTTGAtctatcatcttcatcatggGGAGATTTATCACTTCGGAATCCTGCAAATATCTCCGGATGGtag
- the LOC106410794 gene encoding 50S ribosomal protein L7/L12-like, with amino-acid sequence MRSPVSRFLSRSILFLHRATPLTAATRQLCAVASPDTRTKNLDRIADELLKLTNRRRIAQLLYDYSILFSHKLGLNRYSSSVSVSAGDLPAGASASAETKAAEKTAFDVKLEKFDAASKIKVIKEIRAFTELGLKEAKELVEKAPVVVKTGLTKEEAEKIMEKLKAVGAVVALE; translated from the coding sequence ATGCGATCTCCGGTCTCCAGATTCTTATCAAGATCCATCCTTTTCCTCCACCGCGCAACGCCTTTAACCGCCGCCACTCGCCAACTATGCGCCGTCGCTTCTCCCGATACCAGGACAAAGAACCTCGACCGAATCGCCGACGAATTGCTTAAACTGACGAATCGCCGACGAATTGCGCAATTGCTTTACGATTACTCGATTCTCTTCAGCCATAAACTCGGTCTCAACCGCTACAGCTCTTCCGTCTCCGTCAGCGCCGGTGATCTCCCCGCCGGCGCATCAGCCTCTGCTGAGACCAAAGCTGCGGAGAAGACGGCTTTCGATGTGAAGCTGGAGAAGTTCGATGCGGCGTCGAAGATTAAGGTGATTAAGGAGATAAGAGCGTTCACGGAGCTGGGACTGAAAGAAGCCAAGGAACTAGTTGAGAAAGCTCCTGTTGTTGTGAAGACAGGTCTCACTAAGGAGGAAGCTGAGAAGATCATGGAGAAACTCAAAGCTGTAGGTGCTGTTGTAGCTTTGGAATGA